From the genome of Hyperolius riggenbachi isolate aHypRig1 chromosome 9, aHypRig1.pri, whole genome shotgun sequence, one region includes:
- the TMCC1 gene encoding transmembrane and coiled-coil domains protein 1 isoform X5 — protein MVSSGADGMLASDTDGTPDPQRTRAAIVHLQQKILKLTEQIKIEQTARDDNVAEYLKLANNADRQQGARIKQVFEKKNQKSSQTILQLQKKLEHYHRKLREVEQNGIARQPKDVLRDMHQGLKGVGAKVTGFSEGVVDSVRGGLSSFSQATHSAAGAVVSKPREIASLLRNRFGSSDNIPSLDDPSGLSSTHGDEMTGGRAMATLNALQASPKYGSEEDCSSATSGSLGANSTSGGPGGGGGGGSSRTNTLDMHGGLMGFEVVIQEIQEMREAQNQLEESLEGLRTQYQSDYSLLLQSLQEERYRCERLEEQLNDLTELHQNEILNLKQELASMEEKIAYQSYERARDIQEALEACQTRISKMELQQQQQQVVQLEGLENATARNLLGKLINILLALMAVVLVFVSTVANCVVPLLKTRGRTLGTVVLVLVAALLYKHSDSFSEYLERLLSPPR, from the exons ATGGTGTCCTCGGGGGCAGATGGCATGCTGGCCTCTGACACGGATGGAACGCCCGACCCGCAGCGCACCAGGGCCGCTATTGTGCACCTACAGCAGAAGATCCTCAAGCTGACCGAACAAATCAAGATCGAGCAGACGGCCAGAGACGACAACGTGGCCGAGTACCTGAAGCTTGCCAACAACGCCGACCGACAGCAAGGTGCCCGCATCAAGCAG GTGTTTGAAAAGAAGAACCAGAAGTCCTCGCAGACCATCCTGCAGTTGCAGAAGAAGTTGGAGCACTACCATCGGAAGCTGCGTGAAGTAGAGCAGAATGGCATTGCCCGCCAGCCTAAGGATGTTCTTCGGGACATGCACCAGGGACTGAAAGGTGTAGGAGCCAAAGTGACTGGCTTTAGCGAGGGTGTGGTGGACAGCGTAAGAGGGGGATTATCCAGTTTCTCTCAAGCCACCCACTCAGCAGCTGGTGCAGTGGTGTCAAAGCCCCGGGAGATTGCGTCCTTACTGCGCAACCGATTTGGTAGCAGCGACAACATTCCATCCCTTGACGATCCATCCGGTTTGTCTTCCACACACGGAGATGAGATGACTGGAGGGAGAGCCATGGCCACCCTCAACGCCCTCCAGGCCAGCCCCAAATACGGCAGTGAAGAAGATTGCTCTAGCGCTACGTCGGGATCACTGGGAGCCAATAGTACAAGTGGTGGtccgggtggaggagggggaggagggagctcCCGAACCAATACTTTAGACATGCACGGAGGACTGATGGGATTTGAAGTGGTCATCCAGGAGATCCAGGAAATGCGAGAAGCTCAGAATCAGCTGGAGGAGTCGCTGGAAGGACTTAGGACTCAGTATCAGAGCGACTACTCCCTGCTGCTTCAGTCCCTGCAGGAGGAACGATACCG GTGTGAGCGATTAGAGGAACAGCTGAACGATCTGACGGAACTTCATCAGAACGAGATCCTCAACTTGAAGCAGGAGCTGGCCAGCATGGAGGAGAAGATCGCATATCAGTCGTACGAGAGAGCCAGGGATATTCAG GAGGCATTAGAGGCTTGCCAAACCCGGATTTCCAAGATGGAGctccaacagcagcagcagcaggttgtCCAGCTGGAGGGCCTAGAGAATGCCACAGCAAGAAACCTACTTGGCAAACtcatcaacattttgctggcacttATGGCTGTCGTTCTGGTCTTTGTCTCCACCGTGGCGAACTGCGTAGTCCCATTACTGAAGACCCGCGGCAGGACATTAGGAACTGTTGTCCTAGTCCTGGTGGCTGCACTACTCTATAAACACTCTGACTCCTTTTCAGAATACCTGGAACGACTACTGTCTCCCCCAAGATAA
- the TMCC1 gene encoding transmembrane and coiled-coil domains protein 1 isoform X4, translated as MLIDRLEGGSLSQASSMVSSGADGMLASDTDGTPDPQRTRAAIVHLQQKILKLTEQIKIEQTARDDNVAEYLKLANNADRQQGARIKQVFEKKNQKSSQTILQLQKKLEHYHRKLREVEQNGIARQPKDVLRDMHQGLKGVGAKVTGFSEGVVDSVRGGLSSFSQATHSAAGAVVSKPREIASLLRNRFGSSDNIPSLDDPSGLSSTHGDEMTGGRAMATLNALQASPKYGSEEDCSSATSGSLGANSTSGGPGGGGGGGSSRTNTLDMHGGLMGFEVVIQEIQEMREAQNQLEESLEGLRTQYQSDYSLLLQSLQEERYRCERLEEQLNDLTELHQNEILNLKQELASMEEKIAYQSYERARDIQEALEACQTRISKMELQQQQQQVVQLEGLENATARNLLGKLINILLALMAVVLVFVSTVANCVVPLLKTRGRTLGTVVLVLVAALLYKHSDSFSEYLERLLSPPR; from the exons ATGCTG ATTGATCGGCTGGAAGGCGGGTCTCTCTCCCAGGCATCCAGTATGGTGTCCTCGGGGGCAGATGGCATGCTGGCCTCTGACACGGATGGAACGCCCGACCCGCAGCGCACCAGGGCCGCTATTGTGCACCTACAGCAGAAGATCCTCAAGCTGACCGAACAAATCAAGATCGAGCAGACGGCCAGAGACGACAACGTGGCCGAGTACCTGAAGCTTGCCAACAACGCCGACCGACAGCAAGGTGCCCGCATCAAGCAG GTGTTTGAAAAGAAGAACCAGAAGTCCTCGCAGACCATCCTGCAGTTGCAGAAGAAGTTGGAGCACTACCATCGGAAGCTGCGTGAAGTAGAGCAGAATGGCATTGCCCGCCAGCCTAAGGATGTTCTTCGGGACATGCACCAGGGACTGAAAGGTGTAGGAGCCAAAGTGACTGGCTTTAGCGAGGGTGTGGTGGACAGCGTAAGAGGGGGATTATCCAGTTTCTCTCAAGCCACCCACTCAGCAGCTGGTGCAGTGGTGTCAAAGCCCCGGGAGATTGCGTCCTTACTGCGCAACCGATTTGGTAGCAGCGACAACATTCCATCCCTTGACGATCCATCCGGTTTGTCTTCCACACACGGAGATGAGATGACTGGAGGGAGAGCCATGGCCACCCTCAACGCCCTCCAGGCCAGCCCCAAATACGGCAGTGAAGAAGATTGCTCTAGCGCTACGTCGGGATCACTGGGAGCCAATAGTACAAGTGGTGGtccgggtggaggagggggaggagggagctcCCGAACCAATACTTTAGACATGCACGGAGGACTGATGGGATTTGAAGTGGTCATCCAGGAGATCCAGGAAATGCGAGAAGCTCAGAATCAGCTGGAGGAGTCGCTGGAAGGACTTAGGACTCAGTATCAGAGCGACTACTCCCTGCTGCTTCAGTCCCTGCAGGAGGAACGATACCG GTGTGAGCGATTAGAGGAACAGCTGAACGATCTGACGGAACTTCATCAGAACGAGATCCTCAACTTGAAGCAGGAGCTGGCCAGCATGGAGGAGAAGATCGCATATCAGTCGTACGAGAGAGCCAGGGATATTCAG GAGGCATTAGAGGCTTGCCAAACCCGGATTTCCAAGATGGAGctccaacagcagcagcagcaggttgtCCAGCTGGAGGGCCTAGAGAATGCCACAGCAAGAAACCTACTTGGCAAACtcatcaacattttgctggcacttATGGCTGTCGTTCTGGTCTTTGTCTCCACCGTGGCGAACTGCGTAGTCCCATTACTGAAGACCCGCGGCAGGACATTAGGAACTGTTGTCCTAGTCCTGGTGGCTGCACTACTCTATAAACACTCTGACTCCTTTTCAGAATACCTGGAACGACTACTGTCTCCCCCAAGATAA
- the TMCC1 gene encoding transmembrane and coiled-coil domains protein 1 isoform X2, producing the protein MVQRFSLRRQLSKIDRLEGGSLSQASSMVSSGADGMLASDTDGTPDPQRTRAAIVHLQQKILKLTEQIKIEQTARDDNVAEYLKLANNADRQQGARIKQVFEKKNQKSSQTILQLQKKLEHYHRKLREVEQNGIARQPKDVLRDMHQGLKGVGAKVTGFSEGVVDSVRGGLSSFSQATHSAAGAVVSKPREIASLLRNRFGSSDNIPSLDDPSGLSSTHGDEMTGGRAMATLNALQASPKYGSEEDCSSATSGSLGANSTSGGPGGGGGGGSSRTNTLDMHGGLMGFEVVIQEIQEMREAQNQLEESLEGLRTQYQSDYSLLLQSLQEERYRCERLEEQLNDLTELHQNEILNLKQELASMEEKIAYQSYERARDIQEALEACQTRISKMELQQQQQQVVQLEGLENATARNLLGKLINILLALMAVVLVFVSTVANCVVPLLKTRGRTLGTVVLVLVAALLYKHSDSFSEYLERLLSPPR; encoded by the exons ATTGATCGGCTGGAAGGCGGGTCTCTCTCCCAGGCATCCAGTATGGTGTCCTCGGGGGCAGATGGCATGCTGGCCTCTGACACGGATGGAACGCCCGACCCGCAGCGCACCAGGGCCGCTATTGTGCACCTACAGCAGAAGATCCTCAAGCTGACCGAACAAATCAAGATCGAGCAGACGGCCAGAGACGACAACGTGGCCGAGTACCTGAAGCTTGCCAACAACGCCGACCGACAGCAAGGTGCCCGCATCAAGCAG GTGTTTGAAAAGAAGAACCAGAAGTCCTCGCAGACCATCCTGCAGTTGCAGAAGAAGTTGGAGCACTACCATCGGAAGCTGCGTGAAGTAGAGCAGAATGGCATTGCCCGCCAGCCTAAGGATGTTCTTCGGGACATGCACCAGGGACTGAAAGGTGTAGGAGCCAAAGTGACTGGCTTTAGCGAGGGTGTGGTGGACAGCGTAAGAGGGGGATTATCCAGTTTCTCTCAAGCCACCCACTCAGCAGCTGGTGCAGTGGTGTCAAAGCCCCGGGAGATTGCGTCCTTACTGCGCAACCGATTTGGTAGCAGCGACAACATTCCATCCCTTGACGATCCATCCGGTTTGTCTTCCACACACGGAGATGAGATGACTGGAGGGAGAGCCATGGCCACCCTCAACGCCCTCCAGGCCAGCCCCAAATACGGCAGTGAAGAAGATTGCTCTAGCGCTACGTCGGGATCACTGGGAGCCAATAGTACAAGTGGTGGtccgggtggaggagggggaggagggagctcCCGAACCAATACTTTAGACATGCACGGAGGACTGATGGGATTTGAAGTGGTCATCCAGGAGATCCAGGAAATGCGAGAAGCTCAGAATCAGCTGGAGGAGTCGCTGGAAGGACTTAGGACTCAGTATCAGAGCGACTACTCCCTGCTGCTTCAGTCCCTGCAGGAGGAACGATACCG GTGTGAGCGATTAGAGGAACAGCTGAACGATCTGACGGAACTTCATCAGAACGAGATCCTCAACTTGAAGCAGGAGCTGGCCAGCATGGAGGAGAAGATCGCATATCAGTCGTACGAGAGAGCCAGGGATATTCAG GAGGCATTAGAGGCTTGCCAAACCCGGATTTCCAAGATGGAGctccaacagcagcagcagcaggttgtCCAGCTGGAGGGCCTAGAGAATGCCACAGCAAGAAACCTACTTGGCAAACtcatcaacattttgctggcacttATGGCTGTCGTTCTGGTCTTTGTCTCCACCGTGGCGAACTGCGTAGTCCCATTACTGAAGACCCGCGGCAGGACATTAGGAACTGTTGTCCTAGTCCTGGTGGCTGCACTACTCTATAAACACTCTGACTCCTTTTCAGAATACCTGGAACGACTACTGTCTCCCCCAAGATAA
- the TMCC1 gene encoding transmembrane and coiled-coil domains protein 1 isoform X3 — protein sequence MEASSESIDRLEGGSLSQASSMVSSGADGMLASDTDGTPDPQRTRAAIVHLQQKILKLTEQIKIEQTARDDNVAEYLKLANNADRQQGARIKQVFEKKNQKSSQTILQLQKKLEHYHRKLREVEQNGIARQPKDVLRDMHQGLKGVGAKVTGFSEGVVDSVRGGLSSFSQATHSAAGAVVSKPREIASLLRNRFGSSDNIPSLDDPSGLSSTHGDEMTGGRAMATLNALQASPKYGSEEDCSSATSGSLGANSTSGGPGGGGGGGSSRTNTLDMHGGLMGFEVVIQEIQEMREAQNQLEESLEGLRTQYQSDYSLLLQSLQEERYRCERLEEQLNDLTELHQNEILNLKQELASMEEKIAYQSYERARDIQEALEACQTRISKMELQQQQQQVVQLEGLENATARNLLGKLINILLALMAVVLVFVSTVANCVVPLLKTRGRTLGTVVLVLVAALLYKHSDSFSEYLERLLSPPR from the exons ATTGATCGGCTGGAAGGCGGGTCTCTCTCCCAGGCATCCAGTATGGTGTCCTCGGGGGCAGATGGCATGCTGGCCTCTGACACGGATGGAACGCCCGACCCGCAGCGCACCAGGGCCGCTATTGTGCACCTACAGCAGAAGATCCTCAAGCTGACCGAACAAATCAAGATCGAGCAGACGGCCAGAGACGACAACGTGGCCGAGTACCTGAAGCTTGCCAACAACGCCGACCGACAGCAAGGTGCCCGCATCAAGCAG GTGTTTGAAAAGAAGAACCAGAAGTCCTCGCAGACCATCCTGCAGTTGCAGAAGAAGTTGGAGCACTACCATCGGAAGCTGCGTGAAGTAGAGCAGAATGGCATTGCCCGCCAGCCTAAGGATGTTCTTCGGGACATGCACCAGGGACTGAAAGGTGTAGGAGCCAAAGTGACTGGCTTTAGCGAGGGTGTGGTGGACAGCGTAAGAGGGGGATTATCCAGTTTCTCTCAAGCCACCCACTCAGCAGCTGGTGCAGTGGTGTCAAAGCCCCGGGAGATTGCGTCCTTACTGCGCAACCGATTTGGTAGCAGCGACAACATTCCATCCCTTGACGATCCATCCGGTTTGTCTTCCACACACGGAGATGAGATGACTGGAGGGAGAGCCATGGCCACCCTCAACGCCCTCCAGGCCAGCCCCAAATACGGCAGTGAAGAAGATTGCTCTAGCGCTACGTCGGGATCACTGGGAGCCAATAGTACAAGTGGTGGtccgggtggaggagggggaggagggagctcCCGAACCAATACTTTAGACATGCACGGAGGACTGATGGGATTTGAAGTGGTCATCCAGGAGATCCAGGAAATGCGAGAAGCTCAGAATCAGCTGGAGGAGTCGCTGGAAGGACTTAGGACTCAGTATCAGAGCGACTACTCCCTGCTGCTTCAGTCCCTGCAGGAGGAACGATACCG GTGTGAGCGATTAGAGGAACAGCTGAACGATCTGACGGAACTTCATCAGAACGAGATCCTCAACTTGAAGCAGGAGCTGGCCAGCATGGAGGAGAAGATCGCATATCAGTCGTACGAGAGAGCCAGGGATATTCAG GAGGCATTAGAGGCTTGCCAAACCCGGATTTCCAAGATGGAGctccaacagcagcagcagcaggttgtCCAGCTGGAGGGCCTAGAGAATGCCACAGCAAGAAACCTACTTGGCAAACtcatcaacattttgctggcacttATGGCTGTCGTTCTGGTCTTTGTCTCCACCGTGGCGAACTGCGTAGTCCCATTACTGAAGACCCGCGGCAGGACATTAGGAACTGTTGTCCTAGTCCTGGTGGCTGCACTACTCTATAAACACTCTGACTCCTTTTCAGAATACCTGGAACGACTACTGTCTCCCCCAAGATAA